The genomic stretch GTTCGCGCTGCGCGGCGTCGGGAGCACGGCCGCGCTGCCCGGCCCGGACGATCCGGAGGCCGTGCGCGCCCTGTGGGAGGAGGGCCTGTTCGCGGAGCGGGTCTCCCTGCTCGCGTCGCTGCGCCGTCGCGATCCGGCGGCCGGCCGCGCCCTGCTGGCCGGCACCTGGAGCAGCGAACGGGCCGAGGACCGGCTGATGTTCCTCGACTCGCTGCGCGAGGGCCTGACGGTGGCCGACGAGCCCTTCCTGGAGCAGGCGCTGTCCGACCGCAGCCGTAACGTCCGGGGCACCGCCGCCGAGCTGCTGTCGGCCCTGCCCGGCACCGCGCTCGCCGGGCGGATGGCGGACCGCGCCCGGGCCTGCGTCACCTTGGCGCGCGTCGAGGGCGGCGCGCGCGACCGCGCTGCCCGCACCGCCGACGCGAGCGCCTGGACCCTCGTCGTCGAAGCGCCGCACGAGTGCGACGCGGCGATGCAGCGGGACGGAGTGGTCCTCCGGCCGCCGACCGGGCGCGGGCGGCGTGCCTGGTGGCTGAGCCAGCTGCTGGAGGCCGCGCCGCTGGACTGCTGGCCCGCGTGGCTGGGCGGCCGGGAACCGGCGGCGATCGTGGCCCTGCCGGTGGCCGACGGCTGGCGTACCGAGCTGCACGACGCCTGGTGCCGCGCCGCCGTCCGCCAGCGGGACGCGGCCTGGGCCCGGGCCCTCCTCGGGCCTCCGGGCGCCGCCCAGCCCGGCACGGGAGCGGATTCGCACGCGTACGGAACGGGCCCGGTCGCGCCGGGCACCACCGGCCCGGCTGCCAACGCCACCCCGGCCGGCAGCACCCCGGCAAGTAGCGCCACCCCGGCCACCGCCCCGGCCGGCACCGCCCCGGCCGGCGGCGCCGCCCCGGACAGCCCGGGCGGTTCGTCGCGCGACCTGGCGCGGCTGCTGACGGTGCTGCCCGAGGACGAACGGGCGCGATGGGTCGCGGAATTCATAGCGGCCCACGGCCTGTCCGACGCGTTCCGGATGCTCGGGGTGTGCGCGGTGCCGTGGTCCGAGCCGCTGGGGCGGGCGGTGGTCGACGCGCTGGACATCGCCCGGGACGCGGGCAGTTATCCGTGGAGCTTCAGCGGCGTGATGGGCCTGGCCGAGAGGTGCCTGGACCCGGCGGCGGCGGACCGGCTCGACATGCTCACCGCGACCCCGGACGAGCCCGCCGACGGCTCGCCGGGAGCGGTCGGCTACTGGTCCGAGGCGTTCCAGCGGCTGGTGGGCACGCTACGGCTGCGCGCCACGATGCGGGCGGAGCTGGCCCCGTGAGCCGCGTGGCCGCCGCGCCGGCGGCGAGCCGCCCGGCCCGGGGCGGCCTGCCCGGCACCGCTCTCTCAGGCGGCCAGCTGCCGCACGTTGGCCCGCACCCACTCCACGATCGACGTGGTGGTGGCCCCGGGGGTGAAGATCTCCGCGACGCCCAGCTCCTTGAGGGGCGGGATGTCCGCTTCCGGGATGATGCCGCCGCCGAAGACCTTGATGTCCGCCGCGTCGCGCTCCTTCAGCAGCTCTA from Streptomyces albofaciens JCM 4342 encodes the following:
- a CDS encoding DUF5691 domain-containing protein, with the protein product MIDETTATTWDDLVSAALLGTERRTPPVTGRTGQSAAGALLDAAAVSTVRRRAALRPAPARERPVPAPSDPRPPLPPAARRRLGLLLADRNGTAGGHRRGTAPDLTELLPQWLTAATEYGYRAPEALLPALLDAARARTDLRAAALGFAGPRALWLARLNDEWKFALRGVGSTAALPGPDDPEAVRALWEEGLFAERVSLLASLRRRDPAAGRALLAGTWSSERAEDRLMFLDSLREGLTVADEPFLEQALSDRSRNVRGTAAELLSALPGTALAGRMADRARACVTLARVEGGARDRAARTADASAWTLVVEAPHECDAAMQRDGVVLRPPTGRGRRAWWLSQLLEAAPLDCWPAWLGGREPAAIVALPVADGWRTELHDAWCRAAVRQRDAAWARALLGPPGAAQPGTGADSHAYGTGPVAPGTTGPAANATPAGSTPASSATPATAPAGTAPAGGAAPDSPGGSSRDLARLLTVLPEDERARWVAEFIAAHGLSDAFRMLGVCAVPWSEPLGRAVVDALDIARDAGSYPWSFSGVMGLAERCLDPAAADRLDMLTATPDEPADGSPGAVGYWSEAFQRLVGTLRLRATMRAELAP